One genomic segment of Amycolatopsis sp. Hca4 includes these proteins:
- a CDS encoding CbiQ family ECF transporter T component: MRSRALHPGAWWAWALALAVAASRTTNPLLLGLIIAIAGFVVANRRSDAPWALAFRLYVYVGALIVASRVLFRVLIGGDDGGHVLFTLPRIPLAAGLSLFGPASAEELLGGFYDGLRLATMVVCVGAANALANPKRLLKAVPGALSEVGTAVTVALTVAPQLVESVQRVRRARRLRAGRTRGLRAVKGIVVPVLADAMDRSLRLAAAMDSRGYGRRAHLGTRLRGLIAFCVLAGLVGVCVGVYGVLDGTSSWLGMPLLAAGLAVAVVGFVLGGRRVRRTAYRPDPWQWPETLVVAAGVGACALLFATARIDAGRLFPSLSPLRWPEVSWVHVVSLLVAVLPAFVSPPAPEVVR; this comes from the coding sequence GTGCGCAGTAGGGCGCTGCACCCCGGCGCCTGGTGGGCCTGGGCGCTCGCGCTGGCCGTCGCGGCCAGCCGGACGACGAACCCGCTGCTGCTCGGCCTGATCATCGCCATCGCCGGGTTCGTGGTCGCGAACCGGCGCAGTGACGCGCCCTGGGCGCTGGCGTTCCGGCTGTACGTCTACGTCGGCGCGCTGATCGTCGCCTCGCGCGTGCTGTTCCGGGTGCTGATCGGCGGCGACGACGGCGGGCACGTGCTGTTCACGCTGCCGCGCATCCCGCTCGCCGCCGGGCTGTCGCTGTTCGGGCCGGCGTCGGCGGAGGAGCTGCTCGGCGGCTTCTACGACGGCCTGCGGCTGGCGACGATGGTCGTCTGCGTCGGTGCGGCGAACGCCCTGGCCAACCCGAAACGCCTGCTCAAGGCGGTTCCGGGCGCGCTGTCGGAGGTGGGTACGGCGGTCACGGTGGCGTTGACGGTCGCCCCGCAGCTCGTCGAGAGCGTCCAGCGCGTGCGGCGGGCCCGGCGGCTGCGCGCGGGCCGGACTCGCGGGCTGCGGGCGGTCAAGGGCATCGTGGTGCCGGTGCTGGCGGACGCGATGGACCGGTCCCTGCGGCTGGCGGCCGCGATGGACTCCCGCGGCTACGGCCGCCGGGCCCACCTCGGCACGCGGCTGCGCGGGCTGATCGCGTTCTGCGTCCTGGCCGGGCTGGTCGGCGTGTGCGTCGGCGTCTACGGCGTGCTCGACGGGACGTCGTCCTGGCTCGGCATGCCGCTGCTGGCGGCCGGCCTGGCGGTGGCCGTCGTGGGCTTCGTCCTCGGCGGCCGCCGGGTGCGGCGGACGGCGTACCGGCCCGACCCGTGGCAGTGGCCGGAGACGCTGGTCGTCGCGGCCGGCGTCGGTGCGTGCGCGCTGCTGTTCGCGACCGCGCGGATCGACGCGGGCCGGCTGTTCCCGTCGCTGAGCCCGCTGCGGTGGCCGGAGGTTTCCTGGGTACACGTGGTGTCCCTGCTGGTCGCGGTGCTGCCCGCGTTCGTCTCGCCCCCTGCTCCGGAGGTCGTTCGGTGA
- a CDS encoding folate-binding protein YgfZ has product MPYRSPLLDVPGSIPPPESDTVHPEAGVPWHWGDPFAEQRTASRSVVVIDRSHREFLAVTGEERLSWLHLVISQHVTGLAEGSGTEALVLDSQGRVETHMVVAHLDGTVYLDTDPGPSVTSALPKGGPQTLREYLEAMKFWSKVDIRDATGELALLTVLGPDAERVLSAVGAEVGPEPYAVTALPGGGFARRMPWPGRSSVDLAVPRAALPDWWQRLTDAGARAAGSWVFDALRVESVRPRLGIDTDDRTIPHEVGWVGSAAHVAKGCYRGQETVSKVHNVGRPPRNLLLLHLDGSPEITPETGDPVLLDGRAVGRIGSVIQHHELGPIALALVKRSTPVNAELLAGSEDNLVQAAIDPDSVPAEQPAPGRAAAAQLRG; this is encoded by the coding sequence ATGCCGTACCGCTCGCCGCTGCTGGACGTGCCCGGATCGATCCCTCCGCCTGAGTCAGACACTGTGCACCCCGAGGCCGGAGTGCCCTGGCACTGGGGAGACCCCTTCGCCGAGCAGCGCACGGCCTCGCGCAGCGTGGTCGTGATCGACCGCTCGCACCGCGAGTTCCTCGCCGTGACCGGCGAAGAGCGGTTGTCGTGGCTGCACCTGGTGATCTCGCAGCACGTGACCGGGCTGGCCGAGGGCTCCGGCACCGAGGCGCTGGTCCTCGACAGCCAGGGCCGCGTCGAGACGCACATGGTGGTCGCGCACCTCGACGGCACGGTGTACCTCGACACCGACCCGGGCCCCAGCGTCACCAGCGCGTTGCCCAAGGGCGGTCCCCAGACGCTGCGCGAGTACCTCGAAGCGATGAAGTTCTGGTCCAAGGTGGACATCCGGGACGCGACCGGCGAGCTCGCGCTGCTCACCGTGCTCGGCCCGGACGCCGAGCGCGTGCTGAGCGCGGTCGGCGCCGAGGTCGGCCCGGAGCCGTACGCGGTGACGGCCCTGCCGGGTGGCGGCTTCGCGCGGCGGATGCCGTGGCCGGGCCGCTCCAGCGTCGACCTCGCGGTGCCGCGCGCGGCCCTGCCGGACTGGTGGCAGCGGCTCACCGACGCGGGCGCGCGGGCGGCGGGCAGCTGGGTGTTCGACGCGCTGCGCGTCGAGTCGGTGCGGCCGCGGCTGGGCATCGACACCGACGACCGCACGATCCCGCACGAGGTGGGCTGGGTCGGTTCGGCCGCGCACGTCGCGAAGGGCTGCTACCGCGGCCAGGAAACCGTCTCGAAGGTCCACAACGTGGGACGCCCGCCCCGGAACCTCCTCCTGCTGCACCTCGACGGTTCGCCGGAGATCACGCCGGAGACCGGCGACCCGGTGCTGCTCGACGGCCGCGCGGTCGGCCGGATCGGCAGCGTGATCCAGCACCACGAGCTGGGCCCGATCGCGTTGGCGCTGGTCAAGCGCTCGACACCGGTGAACGCGGAGCTGCTGGCGGGCTCGGAGGACAACCTCGTCCAGGCCGCCATCGACCCCGATTCGGTGCCCGCCGAACAGCCGGCGCCGGGCCGTGCGGCAGCCGCGCAACTCCGTGGCTGA
- a CDS encoding Gfo/Idh/MocA family protein — MGQLIADGQLRVGLIGAGPWATTIHAPGLADHPGTALTAVWARRPEAAQTLAETHCATAAGSVEDLFEQVDAVAFAVPPSIQAELGVRAAEAGKHLILEKPIAADLAGAQRLADAVAAADVAALVMLTLRYSAQTQEWLADLAKAGGWAGGGARWLSGALLGGQYAASEWRQDDGGALFDIGPHALDLLDAALGPITEVVAARQSPGDLWHLMLAHDGGVISTATLSLRLPVQPTVVEVAVWGEHGYRTLGRKPGSAQESYTALLDDFAAMIASGTTTHPCDVRRGLHLQALLEQARELAAK; from the coding sequence GTGGGACAGCTCATCGCGGACGGACAGCTGCGCGTCGGCCTGATCGGCGCCGGCCCGTGGGCGACGACGATCCACGCACCCGGACTGGCGGATCACCCCGGCACCGCGCTGACCGCGGTCTGGGCCCGGCGGCCGGAGGCGGCGCAAACGCTTGCGGAGACGCACTGCGCGACCGCCGCCGGCAGCGTCGAGGACCTGTTCGAGCAGGTCGACGCGGTCGCGTTCGCCGTCCCGCCGTCGATCCAGGCCGAACTGGGGGTGCGCGCGGCCGAGGCCGGGAAGCACCTGATCCTGGAGAAGCCGATCGCCGCGGACCTGGCGGGGGCGCAGCGGCTGGCCGACGCCGTCGCCGCCGCGGACGTGGCCGCGCTCGTCATGCTGACCCTGCGCTACTCCGCGCAGACGCAGGAGTGGCTCGCCGACCTCGCCAAGGCGGGCGGCTGGGCCGGCGGCGGCGCGCGCTGGCTCTCCGGCGCGCTGCTCGGCGGCCAGTACGCCGCCTCGGAGTGGCGGCAGGACGACGGCGGCGCCCTGTTCGACATCGGCCCGCACGCGCTGGACCTGCTGGACGCCGCGCTCGGCCCGATCACCGAGGTCGTGGCGGCCCGGCAGAGCCCCGGCGACCTCTGGCACCTGATGCTGGCGCACGACGGCGGCGTGATCAGCACGGCCACGCTCTCGCTGCGGCTGCCGGTGCAGCCGACCGTCGTCGAGGTCGCCGTCTGGGGCGAGCACGGTTACCGGACGCTCGGGCGCAAGCCGGGCTCGGCGCAGGAGTCCTACACCGCCCTGCTGGACGACTTCGCGGCGATGATCGCGAGCGGCACCACGACGCACCCCTGCGACGTCCGGCGCGGTCTGCACCTCCAGGCCCTCCTCGAGCAGGCGCGCGAGCTCGCCGCGAAGTAG
- a CDS encoding biotin-dependent carboxyltransferase family protein, protein MLDPGRYALVEDLGRPGYAHLGVAPSGALDRASLRLANRLAGNPEDAAGVEALLGGLSVRFTAAVTAAVTGPAVDVRIDGRPSGSHVPLAVRAGQTLTLGTPATGLRCYLAVSGGIAVEPVLGSRSRDVLSGIGPPPLRAGDVLPLGEPGIPAGADVVVPARAPSELVVPVTLGPREDWFADPAAGLAAGWTVTAESNRVGLRLDGTPLRRAVEGELPSEGVVTGAVQVPPSGLPVVFLADHPTTGGYPVAAVVKTAALGALAQARPGTRIRFRPS, encoded by the coding sequence GTGCTCGACCCCGGGCGGTACGCGCTGGTCGAGGACCTGGGCCGGCCCGGGTACGCCCACCTGGGTGTCGCGCCGTCGGGGGCGCTCGACCGGGCGTCGCTGCGGCTGGCGAACCGGCTCGCCGGCAACCCCGAAGACGCGGCCGGCGTCGAGGCCCTGCTCGGCGGGCTCTCCGTGCGCTTCACGGCCGCGGTGACGGCGGCGGTCACCGGCCCGGCGGTCGACGTCCGGATCGACGGGCGGCCGTCCGGCTCCCACGTGCCGCTGGCGGTGCGCGCCGGCCAGACGCTGACGCTGGGCACGCCTGCGACCGGCCTGCGCTGCTACCTGGCCGTCTCGGGCGGGATCGCGGTGGAGCCGGTGCTGGGCAGCCGGTCACGGGACGTCCTGTCCGGCATCGGCCCGCCGCCGCTGCGCGCCGGGGACGTCCTCCCGCTCGGCGAGCCGGGGATCCCCGCGGGTGCGGACGTCGTCGTGCCCGCCCGGGCACCCTCCGAGCTCGTCGTGCCCGTGACGCTCGGGCCGCGCGAGGACTGGTTCGCCGACCCGGCCGCCGGGCTCGCGGCGGGGTGGACGGTCACGGCCGAGTCGAACCGCGTCGGCCTGCGCCTCGACGGGACGCCGCTGCGGCGGGCCGTCGAAGGCGAGCTGCCCAGCGAGGGCGTCGTCACCGGGGCCGTCCAGGTGCCGCCGAGCGGGCTGCCGGTGGTGTTCCTCGCCGACCACCCGACCACCGGCGGCTACCCGGTCGCCGCCGTCGTGAAAACGGCCGCGCTGGGCGCCCTCGCGCAGGCTCGGCCGGGTACCCGCATCCGGTTCCGGCCGTCCTGA
- a CDS encoding aerial mycelium formation protein, with the protein MIEVRPGGRRRIDRVLGPGYLSGLGELPLNVLRERRDEAAQEETDLSYLRRLLHARIDIVRAEQARRSSGGEASIVDQLATILADNALGPAAGSGRHQQLEPSRAGEHRRHAEALIGDTDLTDVGSLSDEKLASALDTYAREELSVSSFRREVQGVMDTLNAEIAQRYQQGSATVDELLENEGGRGE; encoded by the coding sequence GTGATCGAAGTGCGGCCCGGTGGCAGGCGGCGGATCGACCGCGTGCTCGGCCCGGGGTACCTCAGCGGCCTGGGTGAACTGCCGCTGAACGTGCTGCGCGAGCGGCGTGACGAAGCCGCGCAGGAAGAGACCGACCTGTCCTACCTGCGCCGGCTCCTGCACGCCCGGATCGACATCGTGCGCGCGGAGCAGGCCCGGCGCAGCTCGGGCGGCGAAGCGAGCATCGTCGACCAGCTGGCGACGATCCTCGCGGACAACGCACTCGGCCCGGCGGCCGGTTCGGGACGGCACCAGCAGCTGGAGCCGTCCCGCGCGGGTGAGCACCGGCGCCACGCGGAGGCCCTGATCGGGGACACGGACCTGACCGACGTCGGGTCCCTCTCGGACGAGAAGCTCGCCTCCGCTTTGGACACGTACGCGCGCGAAGAGCTGTCGGTGTCGTCGTTCCGCCGTGAGGTCCAAGGCGTGATGGACACGTTGAACGCGGAGATCGCGCAGCGCTACCAGCAGGGATCGGCCACAGTGGACGAGCTGCTGGAGAACGAAGGCGGCCGCGGCGAGTGA
- a CDS encoding 3-hydroxybutyryl-CoA dehydrogenase: protein MVSRVGVVGAGLMGSGIAEVHARSGLDVVVTEVNQPALDAGRARIEKSLQRGVKSGKLSAEDAEAALARLRFTTDIAEFADRELVIEAILEQEQAKVDVFRQLDKIVEAEDALFASNTSSIPIMKLGMATSRPQQVVGIHFFNPVPVLPLVELVPSLLTSEETARRAEEHATTALGKTVIRSQDRAGFIVNSLLVPYLLSAIRMIESGFASAEDIDRGMELGTAHPMGPLRLSDLIGLDTIKAIADSMYAEFKEPLYSSPPLLLRMVDAGLLGKKTGRGFYSYG, encoded by the coding sequence GTGGTAAGTCGGGTTGGAGTCGTCGGGGCGGGCCTCATGGGGTCCGGCATCGCCGAGGTGCACGCACGGTCCGGGTTGGACGTCGTCGTCACCGAGGTGAACCAGCCGGCGCTCGACGCGGGCAGGGCACGCATCGAGAAGTCGCTGCAACGCGGCGTCAAGAGCGGCAAGCTGTCCGCCGAGGACGCCGAAGCGGCGCTCGCCAGGCTCCGGTTCACCACCGACATCGCCGAGTTCGCCGACCGCGAGCTGGTCATCGAGGCGATCCTCGAGCAGGAGCAGGCGAAGGTCGACGTCTTCCGCCAGCTGGACAAGATCGTCGAGGCCGAGGACGCGCTGTTCGCGTCCAACACGTCGTCGATCCCGATCATGAAGCTGGGCATGGCGACGAGCCGGCCGCAGCAGGTGGTCGGCATCCACTTCTTCAACCCGGTGCCGGTGCTGCCGCTGGTGGAGCTGGTGCCCTCGCTGCTGACCAGCGAGGAGACCGCCCGCCGCGCGGAGGAGCACGCGACGACGGCGCTGGGCAAGACCGTGATCCGCTCGCAGGACCGCGCCGGGTTCATCGTGAACTCGCTGCTGGTGCCGTACCTGCTCTCGGCGATCCGGATGATCGAGTCGGGCTTCGCCTCGGCCGAGGACATCGACCGCGGCATGGAGCTGGGCACCGCGCACCCGATGGGCCCGCTGCGCCTGTCCGACCTGATCGGGCTGGACACGATCAAGGCGATCGCGGACTCGATGTACGCGGAGTTCAAGGAGCCGCTGTACTCGTCCCCGCCGCTGCTGCTGCGCATGGTGGACGCGGGCCTCCTCGGCAAGAAGACCGGCCGCGGCTTCTACTCCTACGGCTGA
- a CDS encoding asparaginase: MTNPVLAEVVRSDFVESVHRGALVITGPEGGVRLALGDVVSPVFPRSSNKPLQAVGMLRAGLRFSGEDLALACASHSGEPGHVKRVLELLSAAGLSEDDLVCPADFPLHVPSMRDAAEPRRVMMNCSGKHAAMLTTCVRADWPVAEYASPDHPLQRSLAEAVSSLTGEPIAHTGVDGCGAPLFAFSLTGLARAFGRIAVAPGGPEAEVASAMRAHPWLVAGTGREDTALMSAVEGLVAKGGAEGVQAFALPDGFAVAIKMDDGAKRACAPLAVEALRYLGADVSGLEELRRPVVLGGGQPVGEVRVPELR, translated from the coding sequence GTGACCAACCCCGTGCTCGCCGAAGTGGTCCGGTCCGATTTCGTGGAAAGCGTCCACCGGGGAGCGCTGGTCATCACCGGCCCCGAAGGCGGCGTCCGGCTGGCGCTGGGCGACGTGGTCTCGCCGGTGTTCCCCAGGTCGTCGAACAAGCCGCTGCAGGCGGTCGGGATGCTGCGGGCGGGCCTGCGCTTCTCGGGCGAGGACCTGGCGCTGGCGTGTGCGTCCCATTCGGGCGAGCCTGGGCACGTCAAGCGGGTCCTGGAGCTGCTCTCGGCCGCCGGCCTGAGCGAGGACGACCTGGTGTGCCCCGCGGACTTCCCGCTGCACGTTCCGAGCATGCGCGACGCGGCCGAGCCCCGGCGCGTGATGATGAACTGCTCGGGCAAGCACGCGGCGATGCTCACGACGTGCGTCCGGGCGGACTGGCCGGTGGCGGAGTACGCCTCGCCGGACCACCCGCTGCAGCGGTCGCTCGCCGAGGCGGTGTCTTCGCTGACCGGGGAGCCGATCGCCCACACGGGCGTCGACGGGTGCGGGGCGCCGCTGTTCGCGTTCTCCCTGACCGGGCTGGCGCGGGCGTTCGGGCGGATCGCGGTGGCACCCGGCGGCCCCGAGGCCGAGGTGGCATCGGCGATGCGGGCGCACCCGTGGCTGGTGGCCGGGACGGGCCGCGAGGACACCGCGTTGATGTCCGCGGTGGAGGGTCTGGTCGCGAAGGGCGGGGCCGAGGGGGTCCAGGCGTTCGCGTTGCCGGACGGGTTCGCGGTCGCGATCAAGATGGATGACGGCGCGAAGCGGGCCTGCGCCCCGCTGGCGGTGGAGGCGTTGCGGTACCTGGGGGCGGACGTGTCGGGCCTCGAGGAGCTGCGACGGCCGGTGGTGCTCGGCGGCGGGCAGCCGGTGGGGGAAGTCCGGGTGCCGGAGCTGCGCTGA
- a CDS encoding DUF3073 domain-containing protein yields MGRGRAKAKQTKVARELKYSSHETDFDALQRELSSNSSSDNHHEDSADSRYEDPYDDGYDEYRR; encoded by the coding sequence ATGGGGCGCGGCCGGGCTAAGGCCAAGCAGACGAAGGTGGCGCGTGAGCTCAAATACAGCTCGCACGAGACCGACTTCGATGCTTTGCAGCGCGAGCTGTCGAGTAACTCCTCCAGTGACAACCACCATGAGGACTCTGCCGACAGCCGGTATGAAGACCCGTACGACGACGGGTACGACGAGTACCGTCGTTGA
- a CDS encoding ABC transporter ATP-binding protein: MIEFSRVTVTYPDASRPVLSDVSLQIEEGELCLVAGPTGAGKSTLLGALNGLVPHFTGGRLAGRVVVGGLDTSRHPPRELAPVVGVVGQDPLSGFVTDTVEEELAYAMEQLAVPPEVMRKRVEETLDLLGIAELRNRPLRTLSGGQQQRVAIGSVLTAHPSVVVLDEPTSALDPTAAEDVLAAITRLVHDLGTTVIVAEHRMERVAQYADRLLYLPGDGSVRSGPPAEILATSSIAPPIAELGRLAGWSPLPLSVRDARRVAGPLRSRLQKLSVVGRSLSVTGSALDVRGVVVRYGDVLAVRGVDLRVGPGEVVALMGRNGSGKSSLLWAVQGSGPRSAGKVDVGGVDPASLKPRVARQRVGLVPQTPADLLYLDSVEAECAQADTESQVPAGTARGLLDRLAPEIAGEAHPGDLSEGQRLALVLAIQLASAPPLILLDEPTRGLDYHAKRRFAVALRELASQGHAIVLATHDVEFVATVASRVVVMAEGEVVADGPTKEVVIASPAFAPQVAKILAPQQWLTVDEVAEALA; encoded by the coding sequence GTGATCGAGTTTTCGCGGGTCACGGTGACCTACCCGGACGCGTCGCGTCCGGTGCTGTCGGACGTGTCCCTGCAGATCGAAGAGGGCGAGTTGTGCCTGGTCGCGGGCCCGACGGGGGCGGGGAAGTCGACGTTGCTCGGCGCGCTCAACGGGCTCGTCCCGCACTTCACCGGCGGCCGGCTGGCCGGCCGGGTCGTGGTCGGGGGGTTGGACACGTCGCGGCACCCGCCGCGGGAGCTGGCGCCGGTCGTCGGTGTCGTCGGGCAGGATCCGCTCTCCGGGTTCGTGACGGACACCGTCGAGGAGGAGCTCGCGTACGCGATGGAGCAGCTGGCGGTGCCGCCGGAGGTGATGCGCAAGCGCGTCGAGGAAACCCTGGACCTGCTGGGGATCGCCGAGCTGCGCAACCGTCCACTGCGGACACTGTCGGGCGGCCAGCAGCAGCGCGTCGCGATCGGCTCGGTGCTGACGGCGCACCCGTCGGTGGTGGTGCTGGACGAGCCGACGTCGGCGCTCGACCCGACGGCCGCGGAGGACGTGCTGGCGGCGATCACCCGACTGGTGCACGACCTGGGGACGACGGTGATCGTCGCGGAGCACCGGATGGAGCGCGTGGCCCAGTACGCCGACCGGCTGCTGTACCTGCCGGGCGACGGATCGGTGCGCTCGGGACCACCGGCCGAGATCCTGGCGACGTCCTCGATCGCACCCCCGATCGCCGAGCTCGGGCGGCTCGCGGGCTGGTCACCGCTGCCGCTGTCGGTCCGGGACGCGCGGCGGGTCGCGGGGCCCCTGCGCTCGCGGCTCCAGAAATTGTCGGTGGTGGGTCGTAGTCTCTCGGTGACCGGTTCGGCACTGGATGTGAGAGGGGTGGTGGTCCGATACGGAGATGTCCTGGCGGTGCGCGGGGTCGACCTGCGTGTCGGACCGGGAGAGGTGGTCGCGCTGATGGGACGCAACGGCTCCGGCAAGTCGTCGCTTCTCTGGGCGGTGCAGGGCAGCGGCCCGAGGTCGGCGGGGAAGGTCGACGTCGGTGGAGTGGACCCGGCATCGCTCAAGCCACGAGTGGCCCGCCAGCGCGTCGGCCTGGTCCCGCAGACCCCGGCGGACCTGCTGTACCTCGATTCGGTGGAGGCCGAGTGCGCACAGGCGGACACCGAATCGCAGGTACCGGCAGGAACGGCCCGCGGCCTGCTGGACAGGCTCGCCCCGGAGATCGCCGGTGAAGCGCACCCCGGCGACCTTTCGGAGGGCCAGCGACTGGCGTTGGTGCTGGCGATCCAGCTGGCATCGGCCCCACCGCTGATCCTGCTCGACGAGCCGACCCGCGGCCTGGATTACCACGCGAAGAGGCGCTTCGCGGTGGCCTTGCGAGAGCTGGCCTCGCAAGGCCACGCGATAGTGCTGGCCACCCACGACGTCGAGTTCGTGGCCACGGTGGCGAGCCGCGTGGTGGTCATGGCCGAGGGCGAGGTGGTGGCGGACGGCCCGACGAAGGAGGTGGTCATCGCCTCGCCGGCGTTCGCACCCCAGGTGGCGAAGATCCTGGCCCCGCAGCAGTGGCTGACGGTGGACGAGGTCGCCGAGGCGTTGGCGTGA
- a CDS encoding ECF transporter S component, producing the protein MTDFLGPQPRPVRLTPRPALVLTTASLLGLAMFCWPLFAHPQPTAAAHTADAPFVFMATLPVLILVVLGELSRGGIDAKALALLGVLSAVNAGLRPLGAGTGGIELVFFLLVLAGRVFGPGFGFVLGSTSLFTSALLTAGVGPWLPFQMLASSLIGLGAGLLPRAPRGKAEIAMLVGYGVFAAYFFGLLMSLWSWPFLGGTGTQLSYVPGAPLTENLHRFAVYTVLTSTLGWDTGRAITNAVAIVVLGPAVLGVLRRAARRAAFDAPVTFERGQP; encoded by the coding sequence ATGACCGACTTCCTCGGCCCGCAACCCCGCCCAGTCCGCCTGACCCCGCGGCCCGCGCTGGTCCTCACCACCGCGAGCCTCCTCGGGCTGGCCATGTTCTGCTGGCCCCTCTTCGCCCACCCACAACCCACCGCGGCCGCTCACACCGCCGACGCGCCCTTCGTCTTCATGGCGACCCTGCCCGTGCTCATCCTCGTCGTCCTCGGCGAGCTGTCGCGCGGGGGCATCGATGCCAAAGCCCTCGCCCTCCTCGGCGTGCTCTCGGCCGTCAACGCCGGTCTGCGGCCGCTCGGGGCCGGGACCGGGGGGATCGAGCTGGTCTTCTTCCTGCTCGTGCTCGCCGGGCGGGTCTTCGGGCCCGGGTTCGGGTTCGTGCTCGGGTCGACGTCGCTGTTCACCAGTGCGCTACTGACCGCCGGGGTCGGGCCGTGGCTGCCGTTCCAGATGCTGGCGTCGTCGCTGATCGGGCTCGGGGCCGGGCTTCTTCCGCGCGCCCCGCGCGGGAAAGCCGAGATTGCCATGCTCGTCGGCTACGGCGTCTTCGCGGCCTACTTCTTCGGGCTGCTCATGAGCCTGTGGTCGTGGCCGTTCCTCGGCGGCACCGGCACCCAGCTCAGCTACGTGCCCGGGGCGCCGCTGACCGAAAACCTGCACCGGTTCGCCGTCTACACCGTCCTGACGTCGACGCTCGGCTGGGACACCGGGCGCGCGATCACGAACGCCGTGGCGATCGTCGTGCTCGGGCCGGCCGTTCTGGGCGTGCTGCGGCGGGCCGCGAGGCGCGCCGCCTTCGATGCGCCCGTGACCTTCGAACGAGGTCAGCCGTAG
- the pxpB gene encoding 5-oxoprolinase subunit PxpB yields MRWRRCGEDAALLDCDSLEQMRAAHATVLAARPPGVVDLVPGARSLLVVGGIAAVRALLEAADLTHPPADEPREVTLDVRYDGEDLALIAADAGISPEAVVAMHTEAGYTVAFTGFAPGFGYLTGLPAPLRQPRLESPRTRVPAGSVGIAGEFTGVYPRESPGGWRLLGHTSATLFDPHADPPALFAPGDRVRFRSVR; encoded by the coding sequence GTGCGCTGGCGGCGGTGCGGCGAGGACGCGGCCCTGCTCGACTGCGACTCGCTGGAGCAGATGCGGGCCGCCCACGCCACCGTGCTGGCCGCGCGCCCGCCCGGGGTCGTCGACCTCGTGCCCGGCGCGCGCAGCCTGCTCGTCGTGGGCGGGATCGCGGCCGTGCGGGCCCTGCTCGAAGCCGCCGACCTCACGCATCCGCCCGCGGACGAGCCCCGCGAAGTCACCCTCGACGTCCGCTACGACGGCGAGGACCTGGCCCTCATCGCCGCCGACGCCGGGATCTCGCCCGAAGCCGTCGTCGCGATGCACACCGAAGCCGGCTACACCGTGGCGTTCACCGGCTTCGCGCCCGGCTTCGGCTACCTGACCGGGCTTCCCGCGCCGCTCCGGCAGCCGCGCCTCGAGTCGCCGCGCACCCGCGTCCCGGCCGGCTCGGTCGGGATCGCCGGCGAGTTCACCGGCGTCTACCCGCGCGAGTCACCGGGTGGCTGGCGGCTGCTCGGGCACACGTCGGCGACGCTGTTCGACCCGCACGCCGACCCGCCAGCGTTGTTCGCACCGGGCGACCGCGTGCGCTTCCGGAGCGTCCGGTGA
- a CDS encoding aminodeoxychorismate lyase, producing the protein MRVLVFLDGTPADPDVAQIKVDDLGLMRGDGVFETILVVDGRPRELGPHLERLARSAAMLDLPEPDLAAWERVVSLVLERWAGGPEMVLKLVYTRGSDGDPAAVPTGFALGSEVAPSILKARAEGVAAITLERGFPPDLAERAPWLLLGAKPLSYAMNMAAVREAGRRGAEDVIFTAADGSVFEGPTSTVVLAKGRTLYTPPPSIGILPGTTQAALFRGAEKAGWAVKVEPLTVRDLVEGDGVFMASSVRKLTRVHTLDGERLPDSTALYAELVAAYEGEYA; encoded by the coding sequence ATGCGCGTGCTCGTCTTCCTCGACGGAACCCCGGCCGACCCCGACGTGGCCCAGATCAAGGTCGACGACCTCGGGCTGATGCGCGGCGACGGCGTCTTCGAGACGATCCTGGTCGTCGACGGCAGGCCCCGGGAGCTGGGTCCGCACCTCGAGCGGCTGGCCCGCTCGGCGGCCATGCTCGACCTCCCCGAGCCCGACCTCGCGGCCTGGGAGCGGGTCGTTTCGCTGGTGCTCGAACGGTGGGCAGGCGGGCCGGAAATGGTGCTGAAACTGGTGTACACGCGGGGATCCGATGGCGATCCGGCCGCGGTGCCGACCGGGTTCGCACTGGGCTCGGAGGTTGCGCCGTCGATCCTGAAGGCCCGCGCCGAAGGCGTCGCCGCGATCACCCTCGAACGCGGTTTCCCGCCCGATCTCGCCGAGCGCGCGCCGTGGCTGCTGCTCGGCGCGAAGCCGTTGTCGTACGCGATGAACATGGCCGCCGTGCGGGAGGCGGGCCGTCGTGGGGCCGAAGATGTGATTTTCACCGCGGCCGACGGATCGGTCTTCGAGGGGCCGACGTCGACCGTCGTGCTCGCCAAGGGACGGACCCTCTACACACCGCCGCCGAGCATCGGGATCCTGCCGGGCACCACCCAGGCCGCGCTGTTCCGCGGGGCCGAGAAGGCGGGCTGGGCGGTCAAGGTGGAGCCGCTGACCGTGCGTGACCTCGTCGAGGGCGACGGCGTGTTCATGGCCTCCAGCGTCCGGAAGCTGACCCGGGTGCACACGCTCGACGGCGAGCGGCTGCCGGACTCCACCGCGCTGTACGCGGAGCTGGTCGCGGCCTACGAGGGCGAATACGCCTGA